CGGTTATCGACGTGCAGGTGGCGAAGGCGGAAACTGCCCTGCGCGAAACGGGCGCCAGGGAATTCTGCCTGGGTGGTGGCGTGGCCGCCAACCCGGCCCTGCGTGCTGCCTATGAGCGCATGTGCCGCAAGCGCGGCGTGCGCCTTACCATGCCGCCGCTTTCCGCATGCACCGACAATGCTGCCATGATCGCCCTCGTTGCGCTCGATCGCTTCAACCAGGGCAAGACGAGCGGGCTCGATGCCGACGCCTGCGCCCATACGAACCTGGAAGAGCCTTACTAGGAGCCTACTATGACCGATTCGAAATCGCATACCATCGATACGGCTACGGGGAAGGAAGCTCCCGCGGAAATCTCCGAGGAGCGCGTGCTGAACATCTTCACTGAAATCGCCGAGCAGTACGAGCGCTTCAATCGCTCGTCTAGCTTCCATCAGGACCATAAATGGCTCGATCGCCTGGTGGAGCTTGCGCCTATCACCTCGAGCTCGCGCATACTCGACGTAGCGGGTGGCACCGGCGAGGTCACCTTCGCCATCTGTCGCAAGGCGCACCCTGCGCACATTCTTCTCACCGACTATACGCCCGCCATGCTGGAAGTGGCCAAGCGCCGCATTGCCGCGGGTGACGCACGTAGCGTGAACGTCGACACCCAGGTCGTTGACGCCCAGGTCGTTGACGCCCAGAAGATGCCGTTCGAGGATAATTCCTTCGATGTGGTCACCATGGCCTACGGCATTCGCAACATGCCCGATCGCATGGCTGCCCTGCGCGAGATTCGCCGCGTGCTCGTTCCCGGCGGCACCGCATGCATTCTGGAATTTTCGACGCCGCCGCGTCCTGTTGAACGTGCCTTCTACAACCTATATCTGAAGTGGGGCATTCCCGCTTGGGGGCAGCACTATACGGGCAAGCGCGAGGACTTCGTCTACCTGGCCGATTCTATCAAGGCTTTCCCCGCGCAAGAGGAGTTCTGCGATATGCTGCGCGCGGCTGGATTTGGCCACGTGGCATACGAAAACCTGGCCTTCGGGGCGGTTGCCATCCACACGGCGGTGAAGTAGCCGCCTTTCCTGTGTGCATTCCGCCGTGTCCGCTGGTTCAATGCTAGAATGTGCGCTACGAATTCACCAGGAGGACGCCCATGCTGTTGTGCGCTGAATACGTGTTGCCCATCACGTCCGACCCCATCGAGGCGGGCGCGGTTCTTATTTCCGAAGGCCGTATACGCGATATAGGCCCGGTGGAGCAGCTGCGCGCACGTTATGCGAACGAGGAAATTCGCGATTTCGGCCAGGCGGCCATCCTTCCCGGTTTTGTAAATGCCCATTGCCACATGGAGTACACGGTGCTCCGCGGCATGATGCACGACGAGCCGTATGCTACGTGGATGGGTCGCGTCAGCGCCCTTTCCAGCACGCTCAACGCGGCCGATTTGTACGACTCCACGCTCATTGGCGGTCTTGAGTCCATCGCATCCGGCATTACCTGCGCCGCAAACATCGCTTCCTCCGAACCCGCCGTGCGCGCCATGAACGACCTTGGCATGCGAGGCATAGCCTATCGCGAGGTGGGGGCCATGGACGGCCGTCGCGTGAACTACGCAATGCGCCAGGCCATCGAAGACATCGAGTCGTGGCGCGGCATGGTCGATGGCGATCTGCTGCAGATTGGCATCGCCCCTGCTCCGCTCTACGAATGCCATCCGCGCGTGTTCACGGAAGCTGCCAAGTACGCGGCCGACACCACGCCGCTTGCCATGCACGTTGCCAGCAGCCGCGAGGAATACGCCTTCATCAAGTACGGTCGCACGCCGTTTTCCGTCGACGCCATGAAGCGTCGCGGTTACATGGAGGTTCCG
This genomic stretch from Denitrobacterium detoxificans harbors:
- a CDS encoding amidohydrolase family protein is translated as MLLCAEYVLPITSDPIEAGAVLISEGRIRDIGPVEQLRARYANEEIRDFGQAAILPGFVNAHCHMEYTVLRGMMHDEPYATWMGRVSALSSTLNAADLYDSTLIGGLESIASGITCAANIASSEPAVRAMNDLGMRGIAYREVGAMDGRRVNYAMRQAIEDIESWRGMVDGDLLQIGIAPAPLYECHPRVFTEAAKYAADTTPLAMHVASSREEYAFIKYGRTPFSVDAMKRRGYMEVPPWLPTGATPVNYALNWGAFEAENVTVVHGVHVRWDDIQKLRQYGVGVAHCPRCNANLGMGVAPIEEYMKAGMAIGLGTDSPAATDSTDIFAEMRIGMMVQRAVSSETNWFISSHDLLEMATIGGARTMHIDDQVGSLEVGKMADIIAVDLSGSHSTPTNDPCAAVVNTATPNDVLMTMVGGKALYDQGKWNIQAPFGSSVAQMIKTRTRLRRQCADTL
- a CDS encoding ubiquinone/menaquinone biosynthesis methyltransferase — its product is MTDSKSHTIDTATGKEAPAEISEERVLNIFTEIAEQYERFNRSSSFHQDHKWLDRLVELAPITSSSRILDVAGGTGEVTFAICRKAHPAHILLTDYTPAMLEVAKRRIAAGDARSVNVDTQVVDAQVVDAQKMPFEDNSFDVVTMAYGIRNMPDRMAALREIRRVLVPGGTACILEFSTPPRPVERAFYNLYLKWGIPAWGQHYTGKREDFVYLADSIKAFPAQEEFCDMLRAAGFGHVAYENLAFGAVAIHTAVK